ttcctctccttttttttaaaaattaaaaaaaaagcccttttcttaaaaatttgtttattttttcattctaTTTTTTGCCGTTTGCCTGGGACTTTTGTTTTAATGGGTTTTCATTAACTAATTTTTATGTCTCGTCTCTTATCAACGGTAgatattgaaaaaattgaagCATGGAGAAGAAAAGCTAATAGAAAAAAGGGAtgagtctttttttttccacGAAACTATATGTTGAGGGAAACTTTCaaaaccttaggtcatattAATATACAGGATTTCTTATAGATTGCTCGTTAACGCAACTCTCATACACAACTTTTTGTGAGATATCAATTCTGGTCAAATGAATCAATTTGCTTCCGGCCCGGGCCAcgggggattagtcgggccccgtaaggattgacccggacacccctgtgtcgaccaaaaaaaaaaaaaagaatcaatttgCTTCCGGACGACGCTGCTGGTCCCCGGCCCGCTACAATTATAACTATTTCTACGTTAACTGGCTGAATAGGAAAGGAAGCTGGGAATAGTCAGTGAATTTTAACTTGCAGATATTTTGCAATGTAAATTAGCTAGAAGAAGATTAAACCACTAGTAGGTAATTTAGTCCAGCACCGGTAATGTACAAAACACGACTGCGTACCAGGACCAATAACATACCAATCCCACCAAGCCTGGCTTTGGCGTACCCATTTATTGGGACTGTTCCTGTCTTTCCagatctttttttcttttttttttggaaaataaaaaataaaagacttcTTGTTGCGCGTATGCTCGTACCGTGAGGATTTATTAGATGTTATGCTAGAATTTTTTTCAACTATGGAGAGAGCCAAATTTGGCCTTGTTTGGAAGACAagttttttaccaagtttgtctgctacaagttttttaaaaattttagttacagtaacctcaaaaaacttttcaaaatttttaaactatacacttcaaaatatttcaaaaaaaaaaacacaattcaaaaattttttaaaaaacatctacagtaagttacagtaaagttttaaataaacatccaaaaaattcacttgccaaACGAAATAGACGGGAAAACCAATCTTTCACTTGGATTTGGACTACTCACACGCCTCATCAAACCAAACTTTTCCTCTGGTTAGCTTCACAAGATACACTTGCTACAAGGCATCTCGTTCACAACAGAAACATCATTCCTGACAATATCTGCCCTTTCTGCCCAGGACAGGTAGAGGATATTAATCACGTATTGCGTAAAATGTGTCCACGCCCAATCTGTTTGGATGGAACTCAATCCCAACTATTACCTATCTACTATACTCATTCCTTCTCATATCTGGCTTAGGGAAGGATGTAAAATTTCCACGCCCTCCCCTTACTACAATATTTCTTGGGGCACTCTAGGAATAAGAAGATTTTTGAGCCCAACAAACCACAACATCCACCAACAAAAACCAGCATTAAGTTGGCTATTGAATTCCACTCCCTTGGCCCAAAATCTAACCATccctgtgacagtcccaccttcccctaaggccaaccaaagggttcggcggatcgcctgtccagctctcgtcaggtcactcatagctcaagaaaaataacgtacatccatagaaaataaataacacacccatttcaacttaatatatacattgatgctcaaatccagatacaaagttTCTACGCACCAAgatacttcaaagtgtttacaattcgagtacaatcaaccctagtcgggtactagcgtgagtacaaattcaaaattcaaaacaactagactatgctagtctgtacacgtctcacgcctcgctcgtaccccctgtaaggaaaacaaatgacgtggaatgagctaaaaatccagtgagattccaaatagcaagttgacaattatttaaacgtgcaagtatcacgtagcaaagtaatgagcatgaaaagttcataaaagtgagcaataacacttcaagtagtaaatgtcaaaatgagcgagtgcaAAGGTTTCTTTTAaaaacgaaacaataacacgataagtactaatcattccaaagtataaggatacggatggctctcaggagccaaattcccattgcatcaccagaacttgatcaagtaatagttgacactccgtcaactttcaagtaagtaattACAATCcaccatagaatcaagggtttttcctttagGTTCTTCGTTCGGGTAAATTAGGACTTTTTGCATATTTTGACCGTGTGCTCACTCGGTGAGATATGTGCACTAAATTttgtgattaagagtgagttttagatgatattaagtgtgtgattagaagtaataataataagttagtgaattataagttaaaatcctagtatacgcgatttaaggaaaatcggctcgaaccgacgggtaccgtttgttaccgggtaaacacaccacttgacccccTCGCAAAAAATCCCAAATTCTTATCAGATGGATTCCCCCAATCCTTCATTGGTTCAAGCTCAACACAGACGGATCAGCTTTAGGAAATCCAGGTCCTATTGGATCTGGAGGTTTAATCAGAGACGTCTCTAGAAGCTCGATTAAAGGATACTGCAGAAATTTAGACTCTTCAACCAACATGTTGGTGGAGTGTTAGGGTATCCATGATGAACTAGAACTAGCCCTTTCCTTAAATATTTCTCAACTAGAAGTTGAAGTTGACTGCAAAACAATTGTTACTTTGATAAAATCTGCTACCAATCCTAATCATCATTTGAACTCTATCATTTCGGACTGCAGATTCCTCCTTTCGCAGTTGCGGCATGTTAAGATATCCCACATATACCGAGAGGCGAACAGATGCGCAGACACACTCGCAAGAATGGGAGGCAGATTATAATCCAACTTTGTAACTTTTACTAATTGTCCTCAAGAACTTGCTTTTGTCTATGATGAGGACTTGAAAGGGATTTGTTTTCCTTCCACTATCTCTTTTGCACGGTAATAGATAGGACGaaactttattttattaatgTTTAATCCCTATTTCCACCCAAAAAAAAGAGACGGGAAACATACGCTACTCTAGTCTACGTACATTAGTGAAGTCAGCGGGGGGATCAAATTGAAACGATAGAGTCTGGGAGTGATCAAACTTCAAAAGAGGAAGTCCAAGACGAACACTTGGACGCTTTTGTGATGGAAACGGCGGGCGGTGGCGGCGAGTCCAAGTCAGAtaccagcagcagcagcagcagcagcaggcTACTCACACTCCACAATGCATTGATCGTCACCATGGATCCTCAGAGTCGAGTTTTCCGTGACGGAGCAATCGTAATCGAACACAATACCATCATAGCCATCGGCCACTCCCCTCAAATCCTGGCTCAATTTTCTTCTCTCCCCTCGTCGCAGCTCCTGGACCTCCAGGGCCAATTCCTTCTACCTGGCTTCATAAACACCCACGTACACACATCTCAGCAGCTGGCCAGAGGAATTGCCGATGACGTCCCTTTGCTCACCTGGCTACACAACTGTATTTGGCCCTATGAGTCCAATATGACTCCCCACGATTCTTACATCTCTACTTTACTCTGCGGAATTGAACTTATTCACTCCGGGGTCAGTATCAGGACCATCTCCGCTAACTACTAttcctttttcatttcttgaatttaaaCTTGTTCTTCAACTTCGTATGCGCTACTGTACCACCagttcttatttatttatttatttattttgttggggTGGGGGGAAAAAAGGTGACGTGCTTCGCTGAGGCGGGAGGGCAGCATGTATCTGAGATGGCTAGAGCAGTGGAACTGCTGGGATTGCGGGCTTGCTTGACGGAATCAATTATGGATTGTGGCGAGGGTTTGCCGATGGCTTGGGCCAATCGGACCACTCAACACTGTATTCAGGTTGCCTACATTACTACCTATTTCTACTTGCTAATTGCTTTACGACTTCCGGTAATCTTTTGCTACTGGTTGCTTTTAGAGATTTGTTTGTTTATGCTTCAATTGCTTAAAATTGTTAGCTTTTAAATAGCTTCAGTCCAAGTAAGAACACTACAAGATCAGTAGGAAAGAGAGGACTGAACCACTTTTATTGGTTTCTTATCACACCAAGCTGATTTGAAAGTTCAAACTCCTGTACATTATCGCAGCAAGTTAACTGAATTCATATGAACTTGTAGTAGAAGTTTTGAAATCCGTATGTTCCACATTTTAGCAATCTGGTACTTTTTGCATTTAGTTTTGTTGCTTCCTTGGTTGTGGTTAGTTGCCTGGGAGGGGCGTTCATATACGACTTCTGATATTTTGAATCTAGTTCATTCAGTTTCTGAACACCACCAGTAGACGTGTTCCTCTTTTCCGCCATCACTCACCAAttgtttgtctttttttttttttgtgtagtTCCTGATTGCCATTCATCCATTGCATTGGTCTAAAGCTCTCTCTTTTATTTAAGGATACAGTCTCAAAAAGAATTGTATAAGAAGCACCATAATACTGCAGATGGACGCATCAGAATATGGCTTGGAATAAGGCAGATCATGAATGCCACTGATCTATTACTTACACAAACAAGAGACACAGCTAAAGAACTTCAAACTGGAATCCATATGGTctgtcctctctctctctctccatgaATTCACCTGCCAATTGAGGTTCTTTCATATTCTGTGGTTAGCATAGCTGAACGAAAGGGAGATATAAGATCTCAGTGTCCTGGAAACTGTCAAAGTGCTTGAAAGGCAGTTTGCAAGAGGAAGATTCTGTTACCATATAGTATGCTTTTTATGTTCTACGCTTTACGGGACATATTTCCTGCAAAAAGTGATGTTGAGGTGTGTGCAGTAAATAGCCTTAGATACCCACTTTCTATGGATGATAATGAGTAAACCAGTTTAATTAGTtgacaagttttttttttttttttggagaaaaacTTTTAAACAATTTTAAGTTCATCTTTTCTAGCTCAGAGTGATTGCTAGCAAATTTTGCTTCCACTTTGCTGAGTCTTGGGATACACCATTTAAGCCCAAACTTGCTGTTTTTATgaatataatttaaaaaactGCAAAATAGACAAAACCAGAAGTATGGCGAGGCATGTCTACTATTATCAGGTAGCTTCATTGAATTGTGTATTATCCAGGTTCAGTTTCGTACATATCTATGCAAACATAAAGACCACAAATTAACCATCTTGGGACAGTGTGAAGATAATTCTTGTCATATTAGTCAAATAAGACAAAataagaaagagaggaaaaatagGAGTGAGGGACTAGGAATAAACCTAAGATGGGATCTGACATACATGAAACATCATAGTGTCGTTTTAGTTTTGACTATTCTCGACAACAGGTCTCTCATCTTGGAAATTACTACAATTTGTGACCTGTTTGTAAATTTTACAGCATGTGGAGTTTTGACAAATAAGGGTTCACCATTTTGTATCTAGCATGTTGCAGAGATACCCTACGAGAACCAATACGTGGCAAACAATCGTGGGGTTGATCATGGGACAGTTGCATATCTTGAAAAAATCAAGTTCCTGGAAGATAATTTGCTGGCAGCTCATACTGTTTGGGTAAACCCAGGCGAGGTAATAAGTGTGGACAGTTTCATTTGCTCTTCTTGAAAATAAGTTGGTCATCCTTCACTGTCTTGTCAGTATAAGGTCATTTACTACTTTTATTGAAGGGTGATCTGCAGTCAAAATTTCCCTCTCCAGCTTTCTCTTGTTGGTATGGGTAGGCCTTTGACTATAGCAGGGTTTGTGAGGATGCTTCATAACTTCAGGTGGTTGGGGCAATATAGATAGGATTAAATGTTTTTTCAGTATTTCCTTTttgtcttctttcttttttctctccttCTATGACACAGGGATGCAAATACTCGTTTTTCCTGAAATGACCATTTGAGACATTGTATGCTTCCTATTCCTATGGTTGGCACGTGTGTTTGTTTTGATGTTCATTATTATTTGCTCTTACGAATGGTTTTTGACATTGTTGTTGGCTTCTTTCATCAAGAAATATTATGGCTGTCCACTACTTCAATTATCATATTGTAATGATTGTGAGCCTCTAGATCTACAAACATTTGCATTCCTTCTTAATTAATCTTGTCGGGTAggtaatttccatttttttttttcagatttcttcCCTATCAAAGGCCAGTGTTAAAGTGTCACATTGTCCTGCTGCTGCAATGCGCATGCTTGGATTTGCACCCATAAGGGAAATGCTTGATGCTGGAGTATGTGTGTCCTTGGGAACAGATGGTGCACCATCAAATAACAGGATGAGTATTGGTAATTTCTGCATTATCAACAGAATTATGCTACTATTATATCATTTAAAGAGAGTTTATGCtactctcttcttttctttttctttgtttttttcctCCTCCTCTAATCATTTTGATTATAGCAAATTTCTTTTGTCAAACAACAACTTCCTTCTTGTTAGATTACTATGAGTATCTCTAACTCAGATTTTTATCACTGCTTACAAAATTTCTACTAGGTGCTATTATGAATTGAAACTTGAATGTCCTTTAAATTCTCAAGTTAGAGATAGAAAGGAAAGACATGAGAATGAATTTCATTGAACAACTGATAACATACAAAGTGAAAAGTTTCCTGTCCTTCTGCTGATGCACCAAATTAAGGTTTACAAAACAAAGAAGTATTGCTGGAAATGCAAGAGAAACGAATACTCTTTTGTTGTGCATGTTAGTGAGTAATGACTGGCTTGCTGACAAAGCAATAATAAACGTGTGCCATAATTACTCATCTTTTTTCAGGGTCAGCATAACTGAACTCATATTCTATGTATAACATCACCCTTTACTGGAGTGCAGTTGATGAGATGTACCTAGCTTCTCTAATCAACAAAGGACGAGAAGTCTTTTATAAAGGAACTACTGATCCTACTGCTCTTCCTGCTGAAATAATTCTCAGAATGGTGACAAGCAATGGCGCAAAATCAATTCTCTGGCACAAAGAAATTGGGTCACTTGAGGTTGGAAAGAAGGTTTGATCTCGTCTTACTAATGGGCATATATGTGATCAGTGGATTAGAAGCTCACATCCTTTTCTCAGATAACGTTGCACGGCAACAAGTTATTTCTTTATACtcatttttagttttaagttATAACATGTGATTTGACAAGGGAATATCAGTGTAATTTGGTTTCTTTCTAGTATACTGGAAATAAATGCAGAAAGAACTGTTGCTATGCTATCACTTCCTGCATACAATGTTATTAGAAAACTTCAATATTTTGTAATATTATTGAGATGTAGCTTGAAATAAGCTATATTTGGTGGTACTGATCACCTGTTATTAGTCActgcttttcttttcccttcatttttgTTGATCTTCTCTCTACTTTTAATTTTCAATCATTCTTGTTTTTTTCCCATTACTTGGCAGGCTGACATGATTGTGATCAATCCTTCCTCTTGGTCCATGGTACCTCTTCATGACTGGTATGTACCATTGTAGTACGCCTTAGATAATATAGTCAATTTTTTTATAATGTAGATTCTAGTAAATCTTCCTGCTGTCATGCATTACAGAAGTATGTTTTATAGTGTAAGAAACCTTTGTGTACAAAATATCTCTGTCAGTTTTTAATTCTAGCAAAATTGCCTTTGGCTGCCTGAAATGTTTGGTTGCTAGATCAAAATGACCTTGTTAATTTTACGTAGAGATGTTTCACTCAATTGTAAATATTAAGAAGAGTTGCCCATCTTATCAATTGAGCTTTGACGATCATGCTGATCTGAGGTATCAGGAGCCTGGAGTTGTTTAT
This portion of the Coffea eugenioides isolate CCC68of chromosome 11, Ceug_1.0, whole genome shotgun sequence genome encodes:
- the LOC113754534 gene encoding uncharacterized protein LOC113754534; translation: METAGGGGESKSDTSSSSSSSRLLTLHNALIVTMDPQSRVFRDGAIVIEHNTIIAIGHSPQILAQFSSLPSSQLLDLQGQFLLPGFINTHVHTSQQLARGIADDVPLLTWLHNCIWPYESNMTPHDSYISTLLCGIELIHSGVTCFAEAGGQHVSEMARAVELLGLRACLTESIMDCGEGLPMAWANRTTQHCIQSQKELYKKHHNTADGRIRIWLGIRQIMNATDLLLTQTRDTAKELQTGIHMHVAEIPYENQYVANNRGVDHGTVAYLEKIKFLEDNLLAAHTVWVNPGEISSLSKASVKVSHCPAAAMRMLGFAPIREMLDAGVCVSLGTDGAPSNNRMSIVDEMYLASLINKGREVFYKGTTDPTALPAEIILRMVTSNGAKSILWHKEIGSLEVGKKADMIVINPSSWSMVPLHDCISSLVYCMRSENIQSVMCNGEWIMKDRKILKVDESDVISMAKHASVELMKRAGITVPSRMTIL